In Staphylococcus lloydii, the following proteins share a genomic window:
- the clpB gene encoding ATP-dependent chaperone ClpB encodes MDINQMTYKVQSVLQNAVEQAQTYELQNIEIEAILISAMAETDSLYHNVLERANIDTEQLTTQYENKLKKYPTVQGDNIQYGQYISPKANELLTKAELYMKEYDDEYISMEHLLLAAIAIDETTKQAVGNKAEVVTEIIKKIRGGNHVTSQNPEVNYEALEKYGRDLVEEVRQGNMDPVIGRDEEIRNSIRILSRKTKNNPVLIGEPGVGKTAIVEGLAQRIVRKDVPESLLDKTIFELDLSALVAGAKYRGEFEERLKAVLKEVKDSDGRIILFIDEIHMLVGAGKTEGAMDAGNMLKPMLARGELHCIGATTLNEYREYIEKDSALERRFQKVNVSEPDVEDTISILRGLKERYEVYHGVRIQDRALVAAAELSDRYITDRFLPDKAIDLVDQACATIRTEMGSNPTELDQVNRRVMQLEIEESALKNESDNASKQRLQELQEELANEKEKQSEISSRVEQEKEKIAKLQEKRTELDESRKALEDAENNYNLERAAELQHGKIPELEKELRDLEAAFQDEQNEDNDRIIREIVSDEEIGDIVSAWTGIPVSKLVETEREKLLNLADILHERVVGQDKAVDLVSDAVVRARAGIKDPQRPIGSFLFLGPTGVGKTELAKSLASTLFDSEKHMIRIDMSEYMEKHSVSRLIGAPPGYVGHDEGGQLTESVRRNPYSVILLDEIEKAHSDVFNVLLQILDEGRLTDSKGRNVDFKNTIIIMTSNIGSQVLLENVKDTGVITETTEKAVMESLNQYFKPEILNRMDDIVLFKPLSVDDMGMIVDKLLTQLNIRLLDQRISINVSDNAKEWLGKEAYEPQFGARPLKRFIQSQIETPLARKMIRENLPEGTVVNVDLTEDGLTFNLENNETTNV; translated from the coding sequence TTGGATATAAATCAAATGACCTACAAAGTGCAAAGCGTATTACAAAATGCGGTTGAGCAAGCTCAAACATATGAATTACAAAATATTGAAATTGAAGCAATACTAATATCAGCAATGGCTGAAACAGATAGTTTATATCACAATGTTTTAGAAAGAGCAAATATTGATACAGAACAATTAACAACACAATATGAAAATAAATTAAAAAAATATCCAACTGTGCAAGGAGATAATATTCAATACGGACAATATATTAGTCCAAAGGCAAATGAACTTTTGACTAAAGCTGAATTATATATGAAAGAATATGATGATGAATATATATCTATGGAGCATCTACTGTTAGCTGCAATAGCTATAGATGAAACAACAAAACAAGCAGTAGGCAATAAAGCAGAAGTAGTAACGGAAATTATAAAAAAAATTAGAGGAGGGAATCACGTGACATCACAAAATCCAGAAGTAAATTATGAAGCTTTAGAGAAATATGGACGTGATTTAGTAGAAGAGGTCCGACAAGGTAATATGGACCCAGTTATCGGTAGAGATGAAGAAATTCGAAACTCTATAAGAATTTTAAGCAGAAAAACTAAAAATAATCCAGTACTTATCGGTGAACCTGGTGTAGGTAAAACAGCGATAGTAGAAGGATTAGCGCAAAGAATCGTACGCAAAGACGTACCTGAATCATTACTAGATAAAACGATCTTCGAATTAGATTTAAGTGCGCTTGTAGCCGGTGCTAAATATCGTGGTGAATTTGAAGAACGTCTAAAAGCAGTACTTAAAGAAGTTAAAGATTCAGATGGTAGAATAATTTTATTTATCGATGAAATTCACATGCTAGTTGGTGCAGGTAAAACTGAAGGCGCAATGGATGCTGGAAACATGTTAAAACCGATGCTTGCTAGAGGGGAACTACACTGTATCGGTGCTACGACTTTAAATGAATATCGTGAATATATCGAAAAAGATTCTGCATTAGAGCGTCGTTTCCAAAAAGTAAATGTTTCAGAGCCTGATGTTGAAGATACAATTTCCATTTTAAGAGGTCTCAAAGAACGTTATGAAGTATATCATGGTGTTAGAATCCAAGACCGTGCTTTAGTTGCTGCGGCTGAGTTATCAGACCGTTATATCACAGATCGTTTCTTACCAGATAAAGCGATCGACTTAGTGGACCAAGCTTGTGCAACGATTCGTACTGAAATGGGTTCAAATCCAACAGAATTAGACCAAGTTAATCGACGCGTAATGCAATTAGAAATCGAAGAAAGTGCATTGAAAAATGAATCTGATAATGCGAGTAAACAACGATTACAAGAATTACAAGAAGAATTAGCTAACGAAAAAGAAAAACAATCCGAAATTTCATCTCGTGTAGAACAAGAAAAAGAAAAAATTGCGAAACTTCAAGAAAAACGTACAGAACTTGATGAAAGTAGAAAAGCACTGGAAGATGCTGAAAATAACTATAATTTGGAACGTGCAGCAGAATTACAACATGGTAAAATACCTGAGTTAGAAAAAGAATTAAGAGATTTAGAAGCAGCATTCCAAGATGAACAAAATGAAGACAATGATCGTATTATTAGAGAAATTGTTTCAGATGAAGAAATCGGCGATATTGTAAGTGCTTGGACGGGTATTCCAGTTTCAAAATTAGTCGAAACAGAACGTGAAAAACTTTTAAACTTAGCTGATATTTTACACGAACGTGTTGTGGGTCAAGATAAAGCAGTAGATTTAGTATCTGACGCAGTAGTAAGAGCGCGCGCAGGTATTAAAGATCCCCAAAGACCTATAGGTAGTTTCTTATTCTTAGGACCAACGGGTGTAGGTAAAACTGAGTTAGCTAAGTCATTAGCTTCAACGTTATTTGATTCAGAAAAACATATGATTCGTATTGATATGAGTGAATATATGGAAAAACATTCTGTGTCACGATTAATTGGAGCTCCTCCTGGTTATGTTGGTCATGATGAAGGGGGTCAATTAACTGAATCCGTTCGTCGTAATCCATATTCAGTTATTCTATTAGATGAAATAGAAAAAGCGCACAGCGACGTTTTCAACGTATTACTTCAAATTTTAGATGAGGGTCGTCTAACTGATTCAAAAGGTAGAAATGTTGATTTCAAAAACACTATAATTATTATGACTAGTAACATTGGTTCACAAGTCTTACTTGAAAATGTGAAAGATACTGGCGTTATTACAGAAACAACTGAAAAAGCTGTAATGGAAAGTTTAAATCAATACTTCAAACCAGAAATATTAAACCGTATGGACGATATCGTATTATTTAAACCATTATCAGTCGATGATATGGGTATGATTGTAGATAAACTATTAACACAATTAAACATTAGATTATTAGACCAACGAATTTCTATTAATGTATCTGATAATGCTAAAGAATGGTTAGGTAAAGAAGCATACGAACCACAATTTGGTGCAAGACCATTAAAACGTTTCATTCAATCACAAATTGAAACACCTTTAGCTAGAAAAATGATAAGAGAGAACTTACCTGAAGGAACAGTTGTAAATGTTGATTTAACTGAAGATGGTTTGACTTTCAATTTAGAAAACAACGAAACAACTAATGTTTAA
- a CDS encoding beta-ketoacyl-ACP synthase III has protein sequence MNVGIKGFGAYAPENVVDNAYFESFLETSDEWISKMTGIKERRWANEDEDTSDLAYKASLKAIEDAGIEATDIDMIMVATSTGDYPFPTVANMLQTKLGIGKVASMDQLAACSGFMYAIINAQQFIKSGDYKNILVVGADKLSKITDMTDRSTAILFGDGAGAAIIGEVSEGRGILSYELGSDGSGGEYLYLNPENGKIFMNGREVFKFAVRIMGEASNKAVAKAGLQPEDVDMFVPHQANIRIMESARERLGLDKSKMSVSVNKYGNTSAASIPLSVAQELENNKIKDDDVLVFVGFGGGLTWGAITLRWGK, from the coding sequence ATGAATGTGGGTATTAAAGGTTTTGGGGCATACGCACCTGAAAATGTTGTAGACAATGCCTATTTTGAATCATTTTTAGAAACTTCAGATGAATGGATTTCAAAAATGACAGGTATAAAAGAAAGAAGATGGGCGAATGAGGATGAAGATACATCTGATTTGGCTTACAAAGCGAGTTTAAAAGCAATTGAAGACGCTGGAATTGAAGCGACAGATATAGATATGATTATGGTTGCTACTTCAACGGGAGACTATCCTTTTCCAACTGTAGCAAATATGTTGCAAACTAAATTAGGCATAGGTAAAGTTGCTTCTATGGATCAATTAGCTGCTTGTAGTGGTTTTATGTACGCTATAATCAATGCGCAACAATTTATCAAATCAGGCGATTATAAAAATATTTTAGTTGTAGGTGCCGATAAATTATCTAAAATAACAGATATGACAGACCGTTCAACAGCGATTCTTTTCGGCGATGGTGCTGGCGCTGCTATAATAGGTGAAGTATCTGAAGGTAGAGGCATATTAAGTTATGAGCTTGGTTCAGATGGTTCAGGCGGAGAATATTTATATTTAAATCCTGAAAATGGTAAAATTTTCATGAACGGTCGTGAAGTATTTAAGTTCGCAGTGAGAATAATGGGCGAGGCTTCAAATAAAGCTGTTGCTAAAGCAGGTTTACAACCAGAAGATGTTGATATGTTTGTGCCGCATCAAGCTAATATACGTATAATGGAGTCTGCACGCGAACGTTTAGGACTAGATAAATCTAAAATGAGTGTTTCTGTAAATAAATATGGAAATACGTCTGCTGCATCTATACCATTAAGTGTGGCTCAAGAATTAGAAAATAATAAAATAAAAGATGATGATGTCCTTGTTTTTGTAGGATTTGGCGGTGGCCTTACTTGGGGTGCCATTACATTAAGATGGGGTAAATAG
- a CDS encoding YjzD family protein, with product MKYLAVLVWAIVLLEMVNFVLNSLEGGGALNFVTPIIIAVIFTILIILFDLVIKPKNNQTKNEH from the coding sequence ATGAAATACCTCGCTGTATTAGTTTGGGCAATCGTCTTATTAGAAATGGTTAATTTTGTCTTAAATAGTTTAGAAGGTGGCGGAGCGTTGAACTTTGTTACACCTATTATTATCGCTGTTATTTTCACCATTCTTATAATATTATTTGATTTAGTAATCAAACCTAAGAACAACCAAACTAAAAATGAACATTAA